Proteins encoded within one genomic window of Triticum aestivum cultivar Chinese Spring chromosome 2D, IWGSC CS RefSeq v2.1, whole genome shotgun sequence:
- the LOC123055997 gene encoding uncharacterized protein produces the protein MDNQPNRHDTPDESKAPPLGRGRAQRQRQQAPRRSAIPAATPESESPYASSSWASLAEDLLDLIGWRVLTGDLLDYVRLRAACRQWRSSTVSPGGRSLHDPRFYPRRWMLLPEGHGLHPGHTRLHGYIRFINLSTGAIVRSNLPIFSDHCVLDSVDGILVLQRDHDTAVRLLHPFTGDIADLPPLASLRTMLTPGQQQILDWSFFRTICATSFTVSADGVVTAMIALFYLGRVACATSMDQQWRLSTWSVSKNWRPMSFQGKIYTLHCDTLDSELQISQIDLPGLGEKEDFGDLLCYLPEPKLIATFPAGRLHMPHHLGECDSEIILIGREECRLSFHIGVYRVADILADKITPVTSIGGNDLFVEDRVLSVSSRVHPTIVADAIVLLHQKEVYLGQYHLASRTWLPTADGGLKGASVPSPCSLIYHIFTCCYRILW, from the coding sequence CCAATCGTCATGACACCCCTGACGAATCGAAAGCGCCGCCCCTCGGCCGCGGCCGCGCGCAGCGACAGCGGCAGCAAGCGCCGCGACGCTCGGCCATCCCCGCTGCCACCCCGGAATCCGAGTCCCCCTACGCGTCTTCCTCGTGGGCGTCCCTTGCCGAGGACCTACTCGACCTGATCGGGTGGCGGGTGCTGACCGGCGACCTGCTCGACTACGTCCGCCTCCGCGCCGCCTGCCGCCAGTGGCGCTCATCCACCGTCTCCCCGGGCGGCCGCAGCCTCCACGACCCGCGCTTCTACCCGCGCCGGTGGATGCTGCTGCCCGAGGGCCACGGCCTCCACCCCGGCCACACCAGGCTACACGGGTACATCCGGTTCATCAACCTGTCCACCGGCGCCATCGTCCGGTCAAATCTCCCGATCTTCAGCGACCACTGCGTCCTCGACTCCGTCGACGGGATCCTGGTGCTGCAGAGGGACCACGACACCGCCGTGCGCCTTCTCCACCCCTTCACCGGCGACATCGCGGACCTCCCGCCGCTCGCGTCCCTCAGGACGATGCTGACACCCGGACAGCAGCAGATATTGGACTGGTCGTTTTTCAGGACCATATGCGCGACCTCCTTCACTGTGAGCGCAGATGGGGTCGTCACCGCCATGATTGCTCTCTTCTATTTAGGGCGGGTAGCCTGTGCCACCTCCATGGACCAGCAATGGAGGCTCTCGACATGGAGCGTATCAAAAAACTGGAGGCCAATGTCGTTCCAGGGCAAGATATACACGTTGCACTGTGACACATTGGACAGTGAGCTTCAGATTTCCCAGATTGACCTGCCGGGGCTCGGGGAGAAGGAGGATTTTGGTGATCTGTTGTGTTATCTACCGGAACCAAAGTTGATCGCCACATTTCCGGCAGGCAGACTTCACATGCCTCACCACCTCGGAGAATGCGACTCGGAGATCATATTGATCGGGCGTGAAGAATGTAGGCTCTCTTTTCACATTGGGGTTTACAGAGTAGCTGACATTTTGGCAGACAAGATTACACCAGTAACAAGCATCGGAGGAAATGATTTGTTTGTTGAAGACAGGGTTCTGAGTGTGAGCAGTAGAGTGCACCCTACCATTGTGGCTGACGCCATTGTACTTCTCCATCAGAAGGAAGTATATCTTGGGCAATACCACCTTGCTAGTAGGACATGGTTGCCAACAGCAGATGGGGGTCTCAAAGGTGCTTCTGTACCCAGTCCTTGTAGCCTCATTTACCATATTTTCACATGTTGCTATCGTATTCTTTGGTGa